From a single Candidatus Izimaplasma bacterium HR1 genomic region:
- the hin_1 gene encoding DNA-invertase hin: MGTIVGYARVSTTDQNLERQLIALKDYGCKMIYKDKISGKSLQRPELETMLLDCHEGDTIVVSSLSRLGRSTKDLIDLSILFRERNIELVSLKESIDTNTPSGRMLFGMLAVLYEFERDMITVRVNEGLAAAKARGVKLGRPKKKDVGVKRALELYKEGGLTTREIIEKTGISKSMFFRRLKTFQG; encoded by the coding sequence GTGTCGACAACGGACCAAAATCTGGAAAGACAATTGATTGCCTTAAAAGACTATGGTTGTAAAATGATATACAAGGATAAGATAAGTGGGAAGAGTTTACAACGTCCAGAACTAGAAACAATGTTACTTGATTGTCACGAAGGAGATACTATTGTTGTCAGTAGTCTCTCACGTCTGGGGCGTTCTACAAAAGACCTCATTGACTTATCAATATTATTCAGAGAACGTAACATAGAACTTGTATCTCTTAAAGAAAGCATAGATACGAATACTCCAAGTGGGCGTATGCTTTTTGGAATGCTAGCAGTATTATATGAGTTCGAACGTGATATGATTACGGTACGCGTAAATGAGGGACTCGCTGCTGCTAAAGCAAGAGGAGTTAAACTGGGGAGACCAAAGAAGAAGGATGTTGGGGTAAAGAGGGCGTTGGAGTTATACAAGGAAGGTGGACTTACTACAAGGGAAATCATTGAAAAGACTGGAATCAGTAAATCAATGTTTTTCAGAAGGCTTAAAACATTTCAAGGGTAG